A DNA window from Oncorhynchus tshawytscha isolate Ot180627B linkage group LG13, Otsh_v2.0, whole genome shotgun sequence contains the following coding sequences:
- the LOC112265169 gene encoding adapter molecule crk yields MAGNFDAEDRASWYWGRLSRQEAVSLLQGQRHGVFLVRDSITSPGDYVLSVSENSKVSHYIINSISNNRQSGSGQAPPRFRIGDQEFDALHSLLEFYKIHYLDTTTLIEPINKAKHSPLVSVNAGAGGPPQRQEDEMVRALFDFPGNDDEDLPFKKGDILRVLEKPEEQWWNAKNLEGRAGMIPVPYVEKYRPASPTSGGLGTGGPGGVGSVDGSSVQGPPLLDPSQYAQPTPLPNLQNGPVFARAIQKRVPNAYDKTALALEVGDMVKVTKINVNGQWEGECKGKRGHFPFTHVKLLDHNNPEDDVS; encoded by the exons ATGGCCGGAAATTTTGACGCAGAGGATCGTGCAAGTTGGTACTGGGGAAGATTAAGTAGACAGGAGGCAGTTTCACTTTTACAAGGACAGAGACACGGAGTGTTTTTGGTGAGAGACTCCATTACAAGCCCTGGCGACTACGTCCTGTCTGTTTCAGAGAATTCCAAAGTCTCGCATTACATAATCAACAGCATCAGCAACAACCGGCAGTCTGGCTCAG gCCAGGCGCCTCCACGGTTCCGCATAGGGGACCAGGAGTTTGACGCCCTCCACTCCCTGCTGGAGTTCTACAAGATCCACTACCTGGACACCACCACTCTGATAGAGCCCATCAACAAGGCCAAACACTCTCCCTTGGTCAGCGTCAACGCAGGTGCTGGAGGCCCGCCGCAGCGGCAGGAAGACGAGATGGTCCGTGCCCTCTTCGACTTCCCAGGCAACGACGATGAAGATCTGCCTTTCAAAAAGGGCGACATCCTGCGGGTCCTGGAGAAGCCTGAGGAGCAGTGGTGGAACGCCAAGAATTTAGAGGGGCGTGCCGGGATGATCCCTGTGCCCTACGTGGAGAAGTACCGACCGGCCTCTCCCACCTCGGGGGGCCTTGGAACAGGGGGTCCAGGTGGGGTGGGCTCGGTAGACGGCTCCAGTGTTCAGGGCCCTCCTCTGCTAGACCCGAGCCAATACGCCCAGCCCACACCTCTGCCCAACCTGCAGAACGGACCCGTCTTTGCCAGGGCCATCCAGAAGAGGGTGCCCAATGCCTACGACAAGACCGCCCTTGCCTTAGAG GTGGGTGACATGGTGAAGGTGACAAAGATCAATGTGAACGGCCAGTGGGAGGGCGAGTGCAAGGGCAAACGAGGCCACTTCCCCTTCACACATGTTAAGCTGCTGGACCATAATAACCCGGAGGACGACGTGAGCTGA
- the LOC112265170 gene encoding 14-3-3 protein epsilon isoform X3: MGDRDELVYQAKLAEQAERYDEMVESMKRVAGLDVELTVEERNLLSVAYKNVIGARRASWRIISSIEQREENKGGEDKLKMIREYRQTVENELKSICNDILDVLDKHLIPAANTGESKVFYYKMKGDYHRYLAEFATGNDRKEAAENSLVAYKAASDIAMIELPPTHPIRLGLALNFSVFYYEILNSPDRACRLAKAAFDDAIAELDTLSEESYKDSTLIMQLLRDNLTLWTSDMQGDES, from the exons ATGGGCGATCGGGATGAGTTAGTATATCAGGCAAAACTCGCCGAACAGGCTGAGAGATATGACG AAATGGTGGAGTCCATGAAAAGAGTGGCCGGGTTGGATGTGGAACTAACAGTCGAGGAGCGAAACCTACTATCAGTGGCCTACAAAAATGTCATTGGGGCGAGGAGAGCATCATGGAGGATAATCAGCAGTATTGAACAAAGGGAAGAAAACAAGGGTGGAGAAGACAAATTGAAAATGATCCGGGAATACAGGCAAACA GTTGAGAACGAGCTGAAGTCAATCTGTAATGACATTTTGGATGTGCTGGACAAGCACCTTATTCCAGCTGCCAACACGGGAGAGTCCAAGGTCTTCTACTACAAAAT GAAAGGCGATTACCACAGGTATCTGGCTGAGTTTGCCACCGGGAACGACAGGAAGGAGGCTGCCGAGAACAGTTTGGTCGCCTACAAAGCTGCGAGCGACATCGCCATGATTGAACTGCCACCTACACACCCCATTCGTCTAGGCCTTGCTCTTAACTTCTCCGTATTTTACTATGAAATCCTCAACTCGCCCGACCGCGCCTGCAG GTTGGCGAAGGCTGCGTTCGATGACGCCATCGCAGAGCTGGACACGCTGAGCGAAGAAAGCTACAAGGACTCCACACTAATCATGCAGTTGTTACGCGACAACCTGACACTATGGACTTCAGACATGCAGGGAGATG AATCCTAA
- the LOC112265170 gene encoding 14-3-3 protein epsilon isoform X1, whose product MGDRDELVYQAKLAEQAERYDEMVESMKRVAGLDVELTVEERNLLSVAYKNVIGARRASWRIISSIEQREENKGGEDKLKMIREYRQTVENELKSICNDILDVLDKHLIPAANTGESKVFYYKMKGDYHRYLAEFATGNDRKEAAENSLVAYKAASDIAMIELPPTHPIRLGLALNFSVFYYEILNSPDRACRLAKAAFDDAIAELDTLSEESYKDSTLIMQLLRDNLTLWTSDMQGDAGEEQQNKEALQDVEDEPQ is encoded by the exons ATGGGCGATCGGGATGAGTTAGTATATCAGGCAAAACTCGCCGAACAGGCTGAGAGATATGACG AAATGGTGGAGTCCATGAAAAGAGTGGCCGGGTTGGATGTGGAACTAACAGTCGAGGAGCGAAACCTACTATCAGTGGCCTACAAAAATGTCATTGGGGCGAGGAGAGCATCATGGAGGATAATCAGCAGTATTGAACAAAGGGAAGAAAACAAGGGTGGAGAAGACAAATTGAAAATGATCCGGGAATACAGGCAAACA GTTGAGAACGAGCTGAAGTCAATCTGTAATGACATTTTGGATGTGCTGGACAAGCACCTTATTCCAGCTGCCAACACGGGAGAGTCCAAGGTCTTCTACTACAAAAT GAAAGGCGATTACCACAGGTATCTGGCTGAGTTTGCCACCGGGAACGACAGGAAGGAGGCTGCCGAGAACAGTTTGGTCGCCTACAAAGCTGCGAGCGACATCGCCATGATTGAACTGCCACCTACACACCCCATTCGTCTAGGCCTTGCTCTTAACTTCTCCGTATTTTACTATGAAATCCTCAACTCGCCCGACCGCGCCTGCAG GTTGGCGAAGGCTGCGTTCGATGACGCCATCGCAGAGCTGGACACGCTGAGCGAAGAAAGCTACAAGGACTCCACACTAATCATGCAGTTGTTACGCGACAACCTGACACTATGGACTTCAGACATGCAGGGAGATG CAGGTGAAGAACAACAGAACAAAGAGGCACTGCAAGATGTGGAGGACGAGCCCCAGTAA
- the LOC112265170 gene encoding 14-3-3 protein epsilon isoform X2: MGDRDELVYQAKLAEQAERYDEMVESMKRVAGLDVELTVEERNLLSVAYKNVIGARRASWRIISSIEQREENKGGEDKLKMIREYRQTVENELKSICNDILDVLDKHLIPAANTGESKVFYYKMKGDYHRYLAEFATGNDRKEAAENSLVAYKAASDIAMIELPPTHPIRLGLALNFSVFYYEILNSPDRACRLAKAAFDDAIAELDTLSEESYKDSTLIMQLLRDNLTLWTSDMQGDGEEQQNKEALQDVEDEPQ, encoded by the exons ATGGGCGATCGGGATGAGTTAGTATATCAGGCAAAACTCGCCGAACAGGCTGAGAGATATGACG AAATGGTGGAGTCCATGAAAAGAGTGGCCGGGTTGGATGTGGAACTAACAGTCGAGGAGCGAAACCTACTATCAGTGGCCTACAAAAATGTCATTGGGGCGAGGAGAGCATCATGGAGGATAATCAGCAGTATTGAACAAAGGGAAGAAAACAAGGGTGGAGAAGACAAATTGAAAATGATCCGGGAATACAGGCAAACA GTTGAGAACGAGCTGAAGTCAATCTGTAATGACATTTTGGATGTGCTGGACAAGCACCTTATTCCAGCTGCCAACACGGGAGAGTCCAAGGTCTTCTACTACAAAAT GAAAGGCGATTACCACAGGTATCTGGCTGAGTTTGCCACCGGGAACGACAGGAAGGAGGCTGCCGAGAACAGTTTGGTCGCCTACAAAGCTGCGAGCGACATCGCCATGATTGAACTGCCACCTACACACCCCATTCGTCTAGGCCTTGCTCTTAACTTCTCCGTATTTTACTATGAAATCCTCAACTCGCCCGACCGCGCCTGCAG GTTGGCGAAGGCTGCGTTCGATGACGCCATCGCAGAGCTGGACACGCTGAGCGAAGAAAGCTACAAGGACTCCACACTAATCATGCAGTTGTTACGCGACAACCTGACACTATGGACTTCAGACATGCAGGGAGATG GTGAAGAACAACAGAACAAAGAGGCACTGCAAGATGTGGAGGACGAGCCCCAGTAA